From a region of the Selenihalanaerobacter shriftii genome:
- the flhB gene encoding flagellar biosynthesis protein FlhB, with the protein MPAGEKTEDATPKRRRESREEGQVAKSQDLSMAFTLLFSFIVMFFLIDSMIGDIMQFMTRFFTDYLTLNLTANNFHTLLIETIKFVVQLVAPIMIVTAVIGSAVGILQTGFLFTPKVLQPKFNKLDPISGFKNIFSKKTLVEFLKSVLKIIIVGTVAYSAVKNKLPNLILLGRVGLDQALDLLGSIIYSLAIKISIILIILGIGDFIYQKWEHEQQLKMTKQEVKEERKQTEGNPEVQKRIKEEQQKLAMSRMMSDIPDADVVITNPTHIAIAIKFDIETMEAPIVLGKGKGEIAQKIKEKAKEYEIEIVEEKPLARALYAQSEIGEEIPVELYQAVAEILAYVYQLDAERRY; encoded by the coding sequence ATGCCTGCAGGAGAAAAAACTGAAGATGCTACCCCCAAACGACGACGAGAATCAAGGGAAGAGGGACAAGTTGCTAAAAGTCAGGATCTTTCAATGGCTTTTACTTTATTATTCAGTTTTATTGTAATGTTCTTTTTAATTGATAGTATGATTGGGGATATTATGCAGTTTATGACAAGGTTTTTTACCGATTATTTAACTCTTAATTTAACTGCTAATAACTTTCATACTCTCTTAATTGAAACTATTAAATTTGTTGTTCAATTAGTTGCTCCTATTATGATTGTAACAGCTGTTATAGGTAGTGCTGTAGGGATCTTGCAGACAGGGTTTCTTTTTACACCAAAAGTATTACAGCCTAAGTTTAATAAGTTAGACCCTATTTCTGGTTTTAAGAATATATTTTCTAAAAAAACATTAGTTGAATTTTTAAAATCGGTTTTAAAGATAATTATTGTTGGAACAGTAGCATATTCAGCAGTTAAAAATAAGTTACCTAATTTAATATTATTAGGCAGAGTAGGCTTAGATCAAGCTCTTGACTTATTAGGAAGTATAATATATTCTTTAGCTATTAAAATTAGTATAATTTTAATTATCTTAGGTATTGGAGATTTTATATATCAAAAATGGGAACATGAACAGCAATTAAAGATGACTAAACAAGAGGTAAAAGAAGAAAGAAAACAGACTGAGGGTAATCCTGAAGTCCAAAAACGAATTAAAGAAGAACAACAGAAATTAGCTATGAGTCGAATGATGTCTGATATTCCAGATGCTGATGTGGTAATTACGAACCCTACTCATATTGCAATAGCTATTAAATTTGATATAGAGACAATGGAGGCGCCGATAGTACTCGGTAAAGGTAAAGGAGAAATAGCTCAAAAGATTAAAGAGAAAGCTAAGGAATATGAAATAGAGATTGTAGAAGAAAAGCCTTTGGCTAGGGCATTATATGCACAAAGTGAAATTGGAGAAGAGATTCCAGTAGAATTATATCAGGCGGTAGCTGAAATATTAGCTTATGTATACCAGTTAGACGCTGAAAGGAGGTATTAG
- the flhF gene encoding flagellar biosynthesis protein FlhF: MQVKRYRGENMQEAMFKVKADLGADAIILHTRKLNKGGFLGFFGKKIVEVVATLDKKESDEEYERLQDELHQMKQMMGNLLNELETKQLNSSYDHLPEVLRKMIDKLLNQGVKEEIVMDILKSINEELTPQEFNNQDRIKEVIASDIKKRLKQTSPLILHDKQPKVVALLGPTGVGKTTTIAKLAADFSLVKNKDVALITADTYRIAAVDQLKTYSEIIGAPLEVVFSVNELNQAIDKFSDKDLILIDTAGRSQKNQMQMSELSTLLENANVDENYLVLNLTTKLSDIIDIILKFQKVGIDNLVFTKLDETRGLGTILNVIDEFDIPVSYIADGQNVPEDIEAIDPQKVVDIFLKE, translated from the coding sequence ATGCAAGTTAAACGTTATCGTGGCGAAAACATGCAGGAAGCTATGTTTAAGGTTAAAGCTGACCTTGGAGCTGATGCTATTATTCTTCATACACGTAAATTAAATAAAGGTGGTTTTTTAGGTTTTTTTGGTAAAAAAATTGTAGAAGTAGTAGCAACCTTAGATAAAAAAGAATCTGATGAAGAATATGAAAGATTACAGGATGAATTACATCAGATGAAGCAAATGATGGGAAATCTTTTAAATGAATTAGAAACTAAACAATTGAATTCTTCATATGATCATTTACCAGAAGTTTTACGAAAAATGATAGATAAATTACTTAATCAAGGAGTTAAAGAAGAGATAGTAATGGATATATTAAAGTCAATTAATGAGGAATTAACTCCTCAAGAATTTAATAATCAGGATAGAATTAAAGAGGTTATAGCTTCAGATATTAAAAAACGTTTAAAACAAACCTCACCATTAATACTTCATGATAAACAACCTAAAGTAGTGGCGTTATTAGGGCCTACAGGAGTAGGTAAGACAACCACGATAGCTAAGTTAGCAGCAGATTTTAGTTTAGTTAAAAATAAAGATGTGGCTTTAATTACAGCAGATACTTATCGAATAGCTGCTGTAGACCAATTAAAGACTTACAGTGAAATTATTGGAGCTCCTTTAGAAGTAGTTTTTAGTGTTAATGAATTAAATCAAGCTATAGATAAATTTTCTGATAAAGATTTAATCTTGATTGATACAGCAGGAAGAAGTCAGAAGAATCAAATGCAAATGTCAGAGCTAAGTACTTTGCTAGAAAATGCCAATGTAGATGAAAATTATTTAGTATTAAATTTAACTACAAAGTTAAGTGATATTATAGATATTATTTTAAAATTTCAAAAAGTAGGAATAGATAATTTGGTCTTTACTAAACTTGATGAAACTCGAGGGTTAGGTACTATTTTGAATGTAATAGATGAATTTGATATACCTGTATCTTATATAGCTGATGGACAAAATGTACCGGAGGATATAGAAGCAATTGATCCTCAAAAAGTAGTTGATATCTTCTTAAAGGAGTAG
- the fliP gene encoding flagellar type III secretion system pore protein FliP (The bacterial flagellar biogenesis protein FliP forms a type III secretion system (T3SS)-type pore required for flagellar assembly.): protein MTKLRKKYIWICLGLLLIVVLGYQGVVHAAPDFSLPDINLTVDNANSSQDLVLPLQIILLLTVLSLAPAILIMLTSFTRVVVVLSLLRRALATQKAPPNQIIIGLSIFLTIFIMAPVGTQIYDNAVQPYLADEVNQVEAYQEAIKPLREFMFKQTREKDIALFVDLAEMSRPKDRTEIPTYVLVPAYIINELRIAFQIGFIIYLPFIVIDMIVASTLMSMGMMMLPPVMISLPFKILLFVLVDGWYLVIKSLFMTFK, encoded by the coding sequence ATGACCAAATTGAGAAAAAAATATATTTGGATATGTCTAGGATTATTATTAATAGTAGTTCTTGGGTATCAAGGTGTGGTACATGCAGCACCAGATTTTAGTTTACCAGATATTAATTTAACTGTAGATAATGCAAATAGTAGTCAGGATTTAGTTTTGCCATTACAGATTATTTTACTATTAACGGTTTTATCATTAGCACCAGCGATATTGATTATGCTAACCTCATTTACTAGGGTTGTAGTAGTTTTATCTTTACTTCGTAGAGCTTTAGCTACTCAAAAGGCACCTCCAAATCAAATTATTATTGGACTATCTATATTCTTGACTATATTTATTATGGCACCTGTAGGTACGCAGATATATGATAATGCAGTTCAACCTTATTTAGCTGATGAAGTTAATCAAGTAGAAGCTTATCAAGAGGCGATTAAGCCATTAAGGGAATTTATGTTCAAACAGACCAGGGAGAAGGATATAGCTCTTTTTGTAGATTTGGCAGAAATGTCTAGACCTAAAGATCGAACGGAAATACCAACTTATGTTTTAGTACCAGCTTATATTATTAATGAATTAAGAATAGCTTTTCAAATTGGTTTTATAATTTATCTTCCGTTTATAGTTATTGATATGATAGTAGCTAGTACTTTAATGTCTATGGGGATGATGATGTTACCGCCAGTAATGATTTCATTACCGTTTAAGATTCTACTTTTTGTATTAGTTGATGGTTGGTATTTAGTTATTAAATCATTATTTATGACCTTTAAATAA
- the fliR gene encoding flagellar biosynthetic protein FliR — MDLAFMQMIYHSSLIMVRITGLFMLVPFYGSRVIPKRIRIGLALLLTVVLRNVVSNNNLELPANILYLSFDILTEVSIGLILGFIVLLLFTSIQLAGQFMDMRMGFALANVMDPQNGNPSALTGQFKNILATLLFLVINGHHYLLRALHKSFKIIPLTKLRFSEVLLEEMLKIIGELFPVAFKIALPVMAVLFLTDIAFGLVARAVPQINIFVVGLPTKILVGMLLLSVSIPIYISLMKGLFKDVFMDLNNIINILGN, encoded by the coding sequence ATGGATTTAGCTTTTATGCAGATGATATATCATAGTAGCTTAATAATGGTGAGAATTACAGGTTTATTTATGCTTGTTCCTTTTTACGGTAGTAGAGTAATTCCTAAACGGATTCGGATTGGTTTAGCATTATTATTGACTGTAGTTTTAAGGAATGTAGTTTCTAATAATAATTTAGAATTACCAGCTAATATACTTTATCTTTCATTCGATATTCTTACTGAGGTTAGTATTGGACTTATTCTAGGTTTTATAGTTTTATTATTATTCACTAGTATACAGTTGGCAGGACAATTTATGGATATGAGAATGGGATTTGCTTTAGCTAATGTAATGGATCCCCAAAACGGGAATCCTAGTGCTTTAACTGGACAATTCAAGAATATATTAGCAACGTTACTTTTTTTAGTGATTAATGGACATCATTATCTATTACGAGCTTTGCATAAAAGTTTTAAGATTATTCCTTTAACCAAGTTGAGATTTTCAGAAGTATTATTGGAAGAAATGTTAAAGATTATTGGTGAATTATTTCCTGTAGCTTTTAAGATTGCTTTACCAGTAATGGCAGTCTTGTTTTTAACTGATATAGCTTTTGGATTAGTTGCTAGGGCTGTACCACAGATTAATATTTTTGTGGTTGGATTACCTACTAAAATTTTAGTAGGTATGTTATTACTTTCAGTATCAATTCCAATTTACATTTCACTTATGAAAGGACTATTTAAAGATGTGTTTATGGATTTAAATAATATAATTAATATTTTAGGCAACTAA
- the fliQ gene encoding flagellar biosynthesis protein FliQ, with the protein MSEALVIELGRKSLLKVLMVTAPMLGLGLLTGLAVSIFQATTQIQEQTLAFIPKIIAVLGAMIIFGPWMLTTLLDYVHNLFINIPSYVG; encoded by the coding sequence ATGTCAGAAGCATTAGTAATAGAACTAGGTAGAAAATCATTATTAAAAGTTTTAATGGTAACGGCTCCTATGTTAGGTTTAGGATTGTTGACTGGTTTAGCGGTCAGTATCTTTCAGGCTACTACTCAAATTCAAGAACAGACTTTAGCCTTTATTCCCAAAATCATTGCTGTTTTAGGAGCAATGATTATTTTCGGCCCTTGGATGTTAACAACTCTTTTAGATTATGTGCATAATTTATTTATTAATATACCTAGTTATGTAGGATAG
- a CDS encoding MinD/ParA family protein produces the protein MIKDQAHKLRELVKGKNNRHKDKKEQREGEFAHIYTVTSGKGGVGKTNFTVNLALSLQAKNKRVAVIDADLGMGNIDVVLGLTPQYNLSHVINGQKGINEIIMKDPEGLSIIPGISGVEELANLSEYQLQNLIEGLENLEDNYDIILIDTGAGLSKTVISFTLAADEIIVISTPEPTSVTDAYGIIKVIAGYQENSKVNLVVNQIESNQEGNNISKRISKVAGDFLEIDLEVLGLIPSDKNVVKAVKKQCPFIIEFPNCQAANAIKRIRNQLLDIEPEKNSGGVKSFFKKLIGLSS, from the coding sequence ATGATAAAAGATCAAGCACATAAGTTAAGAGAATTAGTTAAAGGTAAGAATAATCGGCATAAAGATAAGAAAGAGCAACGAGAAGGTGAATTTGCCCATATTTATACTGTTACTAGTGGTAAAGGTGGAGTAGGTAAGACAAATTTCACAGTAAATTTAGCATTATCACTTCAAGCTAAGAATAAACGAGTAGCAGTTATTGATGCTGATTTAGGAATGGGAAATATAGATGTGGTTTTAGGATTAACTCCTCAGTATAATTTAAGTCATGTAATCAACGGACAAAAAGGAATAAATGAAATAATAATGAAAGACCCCGAAGGTTTAAGTATTATTCCAGGTATATCTGGGGTAGAAGAATTGGCTAATCTATCTGAATATCAGTTACAAAATTTAATAGAAGGTTTAGAAAATCTAGAAGATAATTATGATATTATTTTAATAGATACGGGTGCTGGATTATCTAAAACAGTAATTAGTTTCACGTTAGCTGCTGATGAAATTATTGTCATTTCCACTCCGGAACCGACTTCAGTAACAGATGCTTATGGAATAATTAAAGTTATAGCAGGTTATCAAGAGAATTCTAAAGTTAATTTAGTAGTAAATCAAATTGAAAGTAATCAAGAAGGTAATAACATTTCAAAACGAATCAGTAAAGTGGCTGGCGATTTTTTAGAGATTGATTTAGAAGTTTTAGGATTAATTCCTAGTGATAAAAATGTAGTGAAGGCTGTAAAAAAACAATGTCCATTTATTATAGAGTTTCCTAATTGTCAAGCTGCAAATGCAATTAAAAGAATTAGGAATCAATTGTTAGATATTGAACCGGAGAAAAATTCTGGAGGGGTAAAATCATTTTTCAAAAAACTAATTGGATTATCATCATAG